In Kitasatospora sp. NA04385, a single genomic region encodes these proteins:
- a CDS encoding SDR family NAD(P)-dependent oxidoreductase, whose protein sequence is MSGLAGLRAVVTGGASGIGLAAAQLLSERGADVAVLDLDPSALSVPLRGFTADVSDDASVRAAVAAAAEALGGIDILVNNAGIGAAGTVADNDDAQWHRVLDVNVLGIVRTTRAALPHLRRSAFASVVNTCSIAATAGLPQRALYSASKGAVLSLTLAMAADHVREGIRVNCVNPGTVDTPWVGRLLDAADDPAAERAALNGRQPTGRLVAAAEVAAAIAYLASPAAASTTGTALAVDGGMQGLRLRPAV, encoded by the coding sequence ATGAGCGGGTTGGCGGGCCTGCGCGCGGTGGTGACCGGCGGTGCCTCCGGTATCGGCCTGGCCGCCGCGCAGTTGCTGAGTGAGCGCGGTGCGGATGTCGCCGTGCTCGATCTCGACCCGTCCGCGCTGTCCGTGCCGTTGCGGGGTTTCACCGCGGACGTGTCGGACGACGCGTCCGTGCGGGCGGCGGTCGCGGCGGCGGCCGAGGCGCTGGGCGGGATCGACATCCTGGTCAACAACGCGGGCATCGGCGCGGCCGGGACGGTGGCGGACAACGACGACGCGCAGTGGCACCGGGTGCTGGACGTGAACGTGCTGGGCATCGTCCGCACCACTCGGGCCGCGCTGCCGCACCTGCGCCGTTCCGCTTTCGCGTCGGTGGTCAACACCTGTTCGATCGCCGCGACGGCCGGGTTGCCGCAGCGGGCGCTGTACTCGGCGAGCAAGGGGGCGGTGCTGTCGCTCACGTTGGCGATGGCCGCCGACCACGTCCGTGAGGGCATCCGGGTCAACTGCGTCAACCCCGGTACGGTGGACACCCCGTGGGTCGGCCGGCTGCTCGATGCCGCCGACGACCCGGCGGCCGAGCGCGCCGCGCTCAACGGCCGCCAGCCCACCGGTCGTCTGGTCGCCGCCGCCGAGGTCGCCGCCGCCATCGCCTACCTCGCCTCCCCCGCCGCCGCGTCCACCACCGGCACCGCCCTCGCCGTCGACGGCGGCATGCAGGGACTGCGCCTGCGACCGGCCGTTTAG
- a CDS encoding SDR family NAD(P)-dependent oxidoreductase: MTRTALITGAAGGIGRAVAARLLADGWQVAGLDLAGAGPDGVGMHHADATDPAQVRAAVAAALGRLGHLDALVTCAGLTEGAPLHETTDEQWHHVLDANLTSVFLCVREVLPAMLAAGTGTVVTIGSVLHRTAAPGLPAYAAAKGAIAALTRQLAVDYGHRGLTFLTLAPGWVRTPATEARLGARADQDLARLRESNPLRTVADAAQVADAVALALSPAAALLTGSELVLDAGARLVSPASLLRDAHRERLGLPPLDA; the protein is encoded by the coding sequence ATGACCAGAACGGCCCTCATCACCGGCGCGGCCGGCGGCATCGGCCGCGCCGTCGCCGCCCGCCTGCTCGCCGACGGCTGGCAGGTGGCCGGACTCGACCTGGCCGGCGCCGGCCCCGACGGGGTCGGGATGCACCACGCGGACGCCACCGACCCCGCCCAGGTGCGCGCCGCGGTCGCCGCCGCCCTCGGCCGGCTGGGCCACCTCGACGCCCTGGTCACCTGCGCCGGCCTGACCGAGGGCGCGCCGCTGCACGAGACCACCGACGAGCAGTGGCACCACGTGCTGGACGCCAACCTCACCTCGGTGTTCCTGTGCGTGCGCGAGGTGCTGCCCGCCATGCTGGCCGCGGGCACCGGCACCGTGGTGACCATCGGCTCCGTCCTGCACCGCACCGCCGCACCCGGCCTGCCCGCCTACGCCGCCGCCAAGGGCGCCATCGCCGCCCTCACCCGGCAACTGGCCGTCGACTACGGCCACCGCGGGCTGACCTTCCTCACCCTCGCCCCCGGCTGGGTCCGCACCCCCGCCACCGAGGCCCGCCTCGGGGCCCGCGCCGACCAGGACCTGGCCCGGCTGCGCGAGAGCAACCCGCTGCGCACCGTCGCCGACGCCGCACAGGTGGCCGACGCCGTCGCCCTCGCCCTCAGCCCCGCCGCCGCGCTGCTCACCGGCTCCGAACTCGTCCTGGACGCCGGTGCCCGCCTGGTCAGCCCCGCCAGCCTGCTCCGCGACGCCCACCGCGAACGCCTGGGCCTGCCACCCCTGGACGCCTGA
- a CDS encoding GntR family transcriptional regulator → MGTWAKSLPAVKSKADLAYESLHRAIADGDLKPGERVNMDELSRALGVSKIPIREAVKRLESDGLLITRPHAGPVVAGVDAAEMRGVFLAREAIEALVAELAAARITEDRLAELEDVQARMGAALEAGATERMAELNSRFHGVLAEAAGYRVLAELTDQLLLTVRRYRAAAPLDTGSWEAVVAEHEALLTALRSRDPRAAADAARAHIRSQADQEPVVIREG, encoded by the coding sequence ATGGGTACCTGGGCGAAGTCGCTGCCGGCGGTCAAGAGCAAGGCCGACCTGGCCTACGAGAGCCTGCACCGGGCGATCGCCGACGGCGATCTGAAGCCGGGCGAGCGGGTCAACATGGACGAGCTGTCCCGGGCGCTCGGGGTCAGCAAGATCCCGATCCGGGAGGCGGTCAAGCGGCTGGAGTCCGACGGGCTCCTGATCACCAGGCCGCACGCCGGCCCCGTGGTTGCGGGGGTGGACGCCGCCGAGATGCGCGGGGTGTTCCTGGCCCGGGAGGCGATCGAGGCACTGGTCGCCGAACTCGCGGCGGCCCGGATCACCGAGGACCGGCTCGCCGAACTGGAGGACGTCCAGGCCCGGATGGGCGCGGCCCTCGAAGCCGGGGCCACCGAGCGGATGGCGGAGCTGAACTCCCGCTTCCACGGCGTCCTCGCCGAGGCGGCCGGCTACCGGGTGCTGGCCGAGCTGACCGACCAACTGCTGCTGACGGTGCGCCGCTACCGGGCGGCCGCGCCGCTGGACACCGGCAGCTGGGAGGCGGTGGTCGCCGAGCACGAGGCGCTGCTGACCGCGCTGCGCTCGCGCGACCCCCGGGCCGCCGCCGACGCCGCCCGGGCGCACATCCGCTCCCAGGCCGACCAGGAGCCGGTGGTGATCCGGGAGGGCTGA
- a CDS encoding bifunctional 4-hydroxy-2-oxoglutarate aldolase/2-dehydro-3-deoxy-phosphogluconate aldolase: protein MQPDDLIESLRARRLLAIVRGTDPDAALDTVLALFRGGVTLVEVSLTTVGALTVIERARAALGEGAALGAGTVLTPADARDAAAAGASFAVTPGVTAALDQARESGLPVLAGVATPTEVALALAEGATALKLFPASLGGPGYLKALRDPFPAAHFVPVGGVDARAAAAFLAAGALAVGVGGPLIGAAAHPGGDAGLPGRIEEFLRVVEEEQPCSTS from the coding sequence ATGCAACCGGATGACCTCATCGAGAGCCTGCGCGCGCGCCGGCTCCTGGCCATCGTCCGGGGGACCGACCCGGACGCGGCGCTCGACACGGTCCTGGCGCTGTTCCGCGGCGGCGTCACCCTGGTGGAGGTGTCGCTGACCACCGTCGGGGCGCTGACCGTGATCGAGCGCGCCCGCGCCGCCCTGGGTGAGGGCGCGGCGCTCGGCGCGGGCACCGTCCTCACCCCCGCCGACGCCCGGGACGCGGCGGCGGCCGGCGCGTCCTTCGCCGTCACCCCCGGCGTGACCGCCGCGCTCGACCAGGCCCGGGAGTCGGGCCTGCCGGTGCTCGCCGGAGTGGCGACGCCCACCGAGGTGGCGCTCGCGCTGGCCGAGGGCGCCACCGCCCTCAAGCTCTTCCCCGCCTCCCTCGGCGGCCCCGGCTACCTGAAGGCGCTGCGCGACCCGTTCCCCGCCGCGCACTTCGTCCCCGTCGGCGGTGTCGACGCCCGGGCCGCCGCCGCGTTCCTGGCCGCCGGGGCGCTGGCCGTCGGCGTCGGCGGCCCGCTGATCGGCGCCGCCGCGCACCCCGGCGGCGACGCCGGACTGCCCGGCCGGATCGAGGAGTTCCTGCGCGTGGTGGAGGAGGAGCAGCCGTGCTCGACGTCGTGA
- a CDS encoding GntR family transcriptional regulator has protein sequence MGENSWAKSLPVVKSKADLAYETLHGAIARGDLKPGDRVNMDELSRVLGVSKIPVREAVKRLESDGLLVARPHAGVTVAAVDVAEMRGVFLAREAIEALVAGLAAERVTDGALAALEGAQADMRAALAGGELAAMAELNSRFHGLLAEAAGYRVLAELTDQLLLTVRRFRITAPMGEREWASVVEEHEALLAALRSRDVRAAEDAARLHMRAQADHEVAVGA, from the coding sequence ATGGGTGAGAACAGCTGGGCGAAGTCGCTGCCGGTGGTCAAGAGCAAGGCCGACCTGGCTTACGAGACCCTGCACGGGGCGATCGCCCGGGGCGACCTCAAGCCGGGCGACCGCGTCAACATGGACGAGCTGTCCCGGGTGCTGGGCGTCAGCAAGATCCCGGTCCGGGAGGCGGTCAAGCGCCTGGAGTCCGACGGGCTGCTGGTGGCCCGGCCGCACGCCGGGGTCACGGTGGCCGCCGTGGACGTGGCCGAGATGCGCGGGGTGTTCCTGGCCCGGGAGGCGATCGAGGCGCTGGTGGCCGGCCTGGCCGCGGAGCGGGTGACCGACGGCGCCCTCGCGGCGCTGGAGGGCGCCCAGGCGGACATGCGCGCGGCCCTGGCGGGCGGCGAGCTGGCCGCGATGGCCGAGCTGAACTCCCGCTTCCACGGCCTGCTGGCCGAGGCGGCCGGCTACCGGGTGCTGGCCGAGCTGACCGACCAACTGCTGCTGACGGTGCGCCGCTTCCGGATCACCGCGCCGATGGGCGAGCGGGAGTGGGCCTCGGTCGTCGAGGAGCACGAGGCGCTGTTGGCGGCCCTGCGCTCGCGCGACGTGCGGGCCGCGGAGGACGCCGCCCGGCTGCACATGCGCGCCCAGGCCGACCACGAGGTCGCCGTCGGCGCCTGA
- a CDS encoding sugar kinase, with amino-acid sequence MGALRADRPLHLGGSLDLTVAGAEANVAIGLARLGHRVRWAGVVGADEFGRLVLRTLRAEGVDLAHAPVDDHAPTGLVVFEPRTTDLTRVVYYRTNSAGSLLSERHAAAALAEGAHVVHLTGVTAALGPGPLGAVRYAAEQANRTGAVLCLDVNHRARLWSARDAAEALRPLAARATVLVASDDELHLAAPAAADTEAARVEALLEAGVREVVVKRGAEGAEVFTEDGATSREAVRVTVRDTVGAGDAFTAGYLSGRLDGLPVADRLERAVSLGAFAVAGAGDWEGLPLRTELGLLSAPPGTALR; translated from the coding sequence ATGGGCGCGCTGCGCGCCGACCGCCCGCTGCACCTGGGCGGTTCCCTCGACCTGACGGTGGCCGGCGCCGAGGCCAACGTCGCCATCGGGCTGGCCCGGCTCGGCCACCGGGTGCGCTGGGCCGGCGTCGTCGGCGCCGACGAGTTCGGCCGCCTGGTGCTGCGCACGCTGCGCGCCGAGGGCGTCGACCTCGCCCACGCCCCGGTGGACGACCACGCGCCCACCGGCCTGGTCGTCTTCGAGCCGCGCACCACCGACCTGACCCGGGTCGTCTACTACCGCACGAACTCGGCGGGCAGCCTGCTGTCCGAGCGGCACGCCGCCGCCGCGCTCGCCGAGGGCGCGCACGTGGTCCACCTGACCGGCGTCACCGCCGCCCTGGGCCCCGGCCCGCTGGGCGCCGTGCGGTACGCCGCCGAGCAGGCGAACCGCACCGGCGCGGTGCTCTGCCTGGACGTCAACCACCGCGCCCGGCTGTGGTCGGCCCGGGACGCCGCCGAGGCGCTGCGCCCGCTGGCGGCCCGCGCCACCGTGCTGGTCGCCTCGGACGACGAACTGCACCTGGCCGCCCCGGCGGCGGCGGACACCGAGGCCGCGCGGGTGGAGGCGCTGCTGGAGGCGGGCGTCCGGGAGGTGGTGGTCAAGCGCGGCGCCGAGGGTGCCGAGGTCTTCACCGAGGACGGTGCCACGTCCAGGGAGGCGGTGCGGGTGACGGTGCGCGACACGGTCGGCGCCGGCGACGCGTTCACGGCCGGCTACCTGTCGGGCCGACTGGACGGCCTGCCGGTGGCCGACCGCCTGGAACGGGCGGTCTCGCTGGGCGCGTTCGCGGTCGCCGGGGCCGGCGACTGGGAGGGACTGCCCCTGCGGACCGAGCTCGGACTGCTGTCCGCCCCGCCCGGCACCGCCCTGCGCTGA